The nucleotide sequence TTTTAATACCGTTTTTTTCGTTCGTTCGCTTATGATTTTGTCATCTGTTAGTAGGGTCCCATCTAAATCTAATGCAATCATATGTCTGCCATTTTCCATTTTTATCACCTCTTATGTAAGTATAGTGTATAGGTCTAGCAAATATCTGTAAAGATTTTGTCAAAAGTAGCATTGTCTTTTGCAACGATAGTCAATTCATACTATTATGGAAGTAGAATGTAGAACACAGTAGATAGAAGGGAATTACATATAATGATTGTGGTATTTAAAGAGCGTTGGCAAGACATACCGGTATTGACGGTAGTGGAATCAGCAAAGAAAAATGAAGCTTTGCCTGTACTAACGTATTTTCACGGATACACAAGTGCAAAGGAACACAACTTACCGATTGCTTATTTGTTAGCAGAAAAAGGGTACAGAGTAGTGCTTCCGGATAGTTTACATCACGGTGAAAGAGAAGATGGCATTCCTCATGCGGAAAGGGAACTGCAATTCTTTCATATTGTGGAACAAAATTTAAAGGACTTATCTACAATAAAAAGGGAGTTAGATGCTAACCATTTGATAAAAGAAGAGCGTTTTGGGGTTGCTGGTACGAGCATGGGTGGGATCACAACAGCAGCAGCGCTTACCCAATTTCCATGGATCAAAGTAGCTGCAATATTAATGGGCTCCCCCAAAATTGCAGAATATGCTCAACAGATTGTCAATGAAGTGAAGAAATCCATGCGCAATTTTCCGATGTCGGATGAGCAAGTTGATGAGGTTCTTCAATCGCTTCAGAGCATTGACTTATCCAAGCAAATGGATAAGCTGATGGGAAGACCGTTATTTTTCTGGCATGGAGATAAGGATCCGGTAGTTCCGTTCGATCATTCGTACAGCTTTTATGAGGAAGTAACGAAACAGTATAAAAATCCAGAAAACATTCGTTTCCTTCGTGAAGTAGGAAGAGGACATAAAGTAAGTAGGTTTGCTACATTGGAAACAGTGAAATGGCTAGAATTCCAACTCTAGCTTGATTCTTTAAAAATAGGAAGCTTTTTGTGTATAATAGGAGTAGTAATTCGAAGGAGGGATAAGCATGGATGAAGCTTTACAAGAAAACCTGATGGGTGCACTAGAGAATGTGATTGACCCTGAGCTTGGTATAGATATCGTAAACCTTGGTCTTGTTTACGGAGTAGATTTAGACGAGGATGGAACGGCTATCGTCACGATGACGTTAACAGCTATGGGGTGTCCATTGGCTGGTCACATTGAACAAGATGTGAAACGAGTATTAGAAGATATTCCAGAAGTAAAAGATACAGAAGTAAAAATCGTGTGGAGTCCACCATGGTCAAAAGATCGAATGTCTCGCTATGCGAAAATTGCACTAGGAATTCCAGATTGATTATGTAAAGTCCTTACGCTGTAGGGACTTTTTTTATTGGCTGTTTTCTGGAAAGATTAGGCATTTCAACTGCAGTGTCCGTGCATCCTATATGAGAAAAGAACAATAAACTCACGCTTTGAATAGGATATCCTAACAAACTAGGTAGAGGTGTTAAGGATGGATCCATTCAACTTTCACAAAATGTTCCAAGGAATGAATCCAAATCATTCTTTTTCTCCTGATTATTTAAAGGATATAAGAGGAATGGTGGATGAATATAAACAAGTTTTAGATGAAGACTTTTGGAATTCCGTTAACGGGATGGGAAGACGTAAAAAAACATTTTATAATCAACTCCCGATAGAGATTTGGGATAATGAAACGAATCTTTTTTTGTTAGTGTTCGTTCCTGGTCTGACGGATGCAAATGATGTAAAGCTTACGTTTCTTTCTGAAAGCAGGATATTACTAAAAGCAAACGTAAAGCGCCCACAACCACCTACATCCACCAAATTAGTTGAATCCGATTTTAATGATGAAGTCCTACAACGCGAATTGGATTTTCCATATCCGATTCATAAAGACAATTATCATGTTTATGTAGAGGAAAGTATGGCTACCTTTATTTTTAAAAAGAGTAAAAAACGAAACAAGGAAGAATCGATACCTATTGATTTCTAGTAGGAGTGATTGTTTTGGGAGATGTTCAAGTCAACATCGGAAACCTAAAAGTCTTTCATATATCCGGAACTTCTTCTTTAATTATTGGGAAAAGCACACTATCTGATATGAATAGTGAATCGAAAACCAATAATGGGATTGGCAGTGCTTATGGGGACGGATCTAATATTAATATGAGCTCACGAAAATCCGCTATATATGACCAGGATCAACTTGACAGTTTTCATGAAGAGGTGCCACCTGCCAGATTGTGGGGGCAGGTAAAAGAAGAATGAAGCCGAGTACCCAAAAAGGGAAACTCGGCTTATTTAGTCTTCAAGACCAAGGGAAGGGGTATTTACTGGCATAACCGTGTCCGCTCCATCTGGATCAAATACAGAGGAACCAATGATTTGGAAATAGTTATAATCGAAGTCCCCATATACCTCGCCAGCATTTAGGTTGTTTTTTACCTGACTATTTAAAGACATATACTGATTTTCTCCAATTCCTATCGATGCGGTGTTCTCTAATGCATTAACTTTTATTCCTCCAATTATGTTGACCCCAATTGGATCCACTCCAAAGCTCATTCACTTACACCCTTTTTTATAGAAAGTTGCAATATGCCCGCTTTGTAGTCAAAAGAAATACTATTCTTCCTTATATAAGTTGGAAACCGAATCAGTCGATAAAAGGGACCTTCAAATATCTCTTGGGCCACTAATTGATTGATGTGATCTGGATGAGAGGAATAAACATTTCCTTTTATTTCGAGATCTTGATCATTAAGAAGCTTTACATGTAGATTCTCTTTTTGAACACCAGGCAAGCTCATCCTTATATAATAGTCCGTATCAGACTCATATACGTCAATTCTTGGTGTTCGAACCTGGATATCCTCTTTTGTTTCTACTGTTTCTTGGCTGTTTTTTCCCGATATCATGAATCCGTCCCCCTTTGAATATGTATAATAATATATTCGAGAAAGATGGGATACGTGAGGGAGTTGCCTATGAAAGAAAGGATAGAACGGCTAGAAGCAGAAAACACCATGCTTCGGAAACAGCTGAATGAATACATTTATTATATCAATCACCTTCCTGCTTACGAATATCATTTGGGGAAAATAAAAATTGAAAAAGTGAAAGGGACCCTTCAACTAGGAGAACTAGTGGAAGAAAATAGTGAACAAATAGGGATCCATAAAATTTTTGTGAAGGAATTAGAAATACGAGAAATTGAAGGGACAGGGATAGTAGGGGTTGGAGTTACAAAGAAGAAAGTAACAACATCTAAACCTCACATTGTTCCACCGGAAGAAGCCACGGAACGAATAAAAAAGATATATCAACAAATAAAAGAGACCCTACACATTCAAGTCGTCCCGATATTGTTTCAAAAATTAGCTGTTAAGGAGAACGTGTTAGAGCAAACATGGAAAAACATTCAAGTGAACTGGAATCACCAGAAAGGTAATTTTCAATTATTTTCGAGGAATATGGAGGAGCACTTAAAAAAAGTAAAAGAAACGATAGGAATGTACGTGTCTCCTAATATGATTGTAAGACCTGACATTGTGAAGAAAGTAGAGGACGACTTAGAGGCACAAATTAAAACGGATTGGCTTTTATTCGGTTTAATAAGGGAAATAATGCCAGGCGTTCTCGGACAACTTGACAAGGAAGACTTCCTATTAGATAAACTGCCGAGTCAAGCAACTCAAGAGCTGCTTAAAAAGATTAAAGATGCGTACCAACTAAAGCATCTTTCCGACTCCTTAAACAAACTGGATGGTCAAATAGCCATTTTAGAAACTCTTTATTCTCAGTTGTTAGTTCCACTTCATAAATATGGAGTAGATGAGGTGTTAGCATGGGATATATTCAAAGCTTCCAAGCAATATTTTTTCTCAGATTTCCAGGTTGAATTCAACTTGGAGATCCAAGAAATGGCTTTTCTGTTTGAAAACTTAATGGAAGAGATAAAAAATATACCGAAGTATTTGCTTTTAGAGCTTGCTTTAGTGGTAGTAGCAGAAGAAAAAGCGGGAGGGAATCCATGAAATGATCCCTTCCCGCTTTTTTGTGTGTTCATTATAATAAAATAATCGCAATGATCCCTACCACAATACAATAATAGGTGAAATATTTTAGATTACCTTTGGCCATGATGTTCATAAACCACTTCAAGGAGAAGTAGGTTGCGATTACCGATGCAAGAAAGGCTAATACATACGGGATCCATAACACATCAATATTTGGATCATTTATGATGTCTTCAATCGATAGTAACAATGTACCTAAGCTGACTGGAATATATAATAGGAAAGAAAAGCGTAATGCTGTATCTTGCTTTAGACCGAGTAGCATAGCTGCTACGATTGTAGAGCCAGATCGGCTAATCCCCGGAATTAAAGCCACGGCTTGAGCAAGTCCAATGATTATGGCCTCTTTCACCGTAATGTTTGCTTCTCCTTTATGTCCTTTGATGTTCCGTATAATCCAAAGGGCAATCCCTGTGATAATGAGCGTAATCCCAATCATTTCTGGCGCACTAAAGGTTTCTGCGATTTGGTCTTCGAATAGTATTCCAATGACCCCTGCAGGTATCGTAGCAATGACTAAATAAAAAATAAACTGGAAATCTGATTTCCCTTCTTTTTTCTGAGTGAAAACATAGCCAACACCATTTTGTAAGAGTCTCATAATATCCTGTCGATATATGATTAGGACAGCAATTAAAGAACCGAAGTTAACGAGTACTTCAAAGGATAGTCCCTCTAAGTCCATCCCCATTACATGTTGCAAAAGGACAAGGTGTCCACTAGACGATATTGGAATAGGCTCTGTAAACCCTTGGAACAAGCCTAAAAATATGTACTTAAATACAACCCACATACTTACAAAAGTATCCATAAAAATCCGCTCCTTGACGATGAATTTTGCGTTAATATTTCCTTATTATATAGTCACACACCTAGAATCCTCTGAATAGTCTGTAGCAGAAGGAGGAGGTACTATGATGAACAGACCACACAATCACCATCATATATACGACCTTTGCCATAAACATATGAATAAATATGTGTTAGCAGAGCTTGCTGATGGTTCCAAAGTGGATGGTATTATTACAGGGTTAGACAATGAGAACGTGCACATGGCGGTTCCTTTGGAAGCCCATGAAATGTATCCGGATTACGGGGACTATCGCTTCGGACCAGTGGGTTATCCATATGGTTACGGATATGGGTACGGTTACCCACCAAACCGTTTCCGTCGATTGATTCTTCCACTAGCTGCACTCGCGACAATCAGTGCACTACCTTGGTATTAATCCAACAAGAAACCCTTGCCAGAAATAAGGCAAGGGTTTACTTCCTTTTTATTCAAACGTGTTATTCTGACTTCTCTCTTAATGCTCCTTCACCTAATCCGATAACAGCTACTAGGAAAAGAACGGTTAGAACTAGAACGGAGCTAAGCTCGAATGGCTCTCCAGCCATATTAGATAAAACATATGTAACTAGAGCACTTAATAGGAAAGCCCATATTGCTGCAACTATTACTCGCACAACGATCACCTCTATCTATAGACATTCTAATTGTAGTTTACCAAAAGCTTATAAAAAAATAAACAAAAAATCATCGTTATTCAAAAAATCGACGCCACTTACATAGACTGTATAAAAGGTAATGATGGGAGGGCGAGTGGATGATCGTTATCAATAATTGCTTTCATTGGATTGGCTATCATCTCCTCCAGAAGTTTTTAGAGGGAGGCTATGAGGTTATGGGATGTGATCCTATAACTAGTGAAAAACGAGAACATCTTTCCATGTTCGTTGGGAGGAATAGCCATTTTGAATGGATGGAAACTTTACCTGATGCTAGGAAGAAGGAATCCGATATTATTTATATCGATGTTCAACCCCATGTTCTCTTTATCCAGCTTGAGGATAACCAAACACACACAATCTCAACCCCCATGTTGTTTGGAGAGTTCATGGATCGAGAAGACGACGGTTTTGAGTATAAGGATACCTTTATATCTTTTGAATCTAAAAAATTCAATGAAGAAGCGGTATGGATAGAAGATTTCGTTGACATTCTTTTCAGCCTTTTCAAGGAAAATCAGTTAAATAAGGACTGGAAGGTAAAGTCTTTATCTAAGTCAATGAGAGAGGAAGAGGACGGGGATGAGGTTATTTATGTAAGGCAAACGGATACAGTTTCGAATCGATTGCAACTAATTGACGAGCATTACCAACAATACACTAATTTATATTAATGTAATCAGATTGTAAAATGAAAGTCGTTTACCTCCTACTTTTTACAAGGTAGAATAGTACTAGTAATGCAATTGTTCGGAATAGGAGTGCGCATATTGAGAAAATTAGCTTCTGTATTCATAATCTGTCTCATTGTTGCTCTACTTTCTAGTTGTAATGTGAATTCACAGCAGCAAAACATTAACAAAGTAGGAATGCTAGTTGAAGGCTCCATTAATGATCAATCCTGGGGAAGTAAAGGGTACAAGGGATTGTTAGAAATAAAAGAACAATTCGATGTTGACGTTTATTTTAAAGAAGGGGTTACGACCCAGCAACAAGTAAACCATGCTATCGAAGAGTTTGCGAACCAAGGGGTTAACCTTGTGTTTGGACATAGTAGTATTTATGGAAAGATGTTTAAAGATATCGCAAATGAGTATCCGGATGTTCATTTTGTTTATTTTAATGGAGGATACAGCGATGACAATCTAACCAGTCTTAATTTTAGTTCCCACGCGATGGGCTTCTTTGGTGGAATGGTCGCAGGGAAAATGACGAAAACGAACCAAGTGGGTATTATCGCAGCACATGAATGGCAACCAGAAATTGAGGGTTTTTTTGAAGGGGTTAATTATCAAAATCCAAATGCAGAAGTGAAGATGGAGTTTGTAAATGGTTGGGACAACACAGAACGTGCTTTAGACTTATTTAAATCTTTAAAAGAAGAAAATGTAGATGTGTATTACCCAGCTGGAGACTCTTTTAGCGCACCTGTCATTAATCGAGTACGTGAGGCAGGACTTTATGCGATTGGATTTGTTACCGATCAATCGAATTTGGGAGAGAACACCGTTTTAACAAGTACGGTGCAATATGCGAATCGTTTATATGTACAAGCCGCAGAAGACTTTAATGTAGGCGAGTTGCAAGGTGGAATATTTACCTTTGATTTCCAAGATGGAGTGGTGGAAATGGGGGACTTCAGTCCAAAGGTTCCGGGTGAATTTGTAGCTGATCTTGAGAGACATATTGATAACTATAAGGAAGATGGCTTATTGCCAAACGAAAGATAAAGAGACTGACCGAAGGATGGTCAGTCTTTTTTTCTGTTTAAAAAACGTTTGGAGATGCTTTTAACATATGGGGATAATTGGTCATAAGTTTTCATAACAGTCTGTGCAGTGTCCATTAGGTCAAACGCTTCATCGTCCGACTCCGATTGCTTGGACGGTTGTCTTGTTGGTGGTCCATAAGGTCTGCGATAGGGGTGGGGATTAGGAAATTGGTGGGGAGCTCTTTGTTGCTGCTTCCCTTTTTGAAAAAACATACAATCACCTCCTACTCTATAGTCTATTATAGGTGGAAAAATGTGAGCAGGCGTCTATCCAAGGGATTAAAAAAAGGGATAAGGGATTAGGAACTTGAATAAAAATGAATTATCGATTAAAATTAGGACCAAGTCTTAATATATGATATAAATTCAACAAGAAAGGATGAAATACATGAATGCAGGTGTTTTAGGGACTGGACATTATGTGCCAGAAAAAATAGTAACAAATGCAGATTTAGAAAAAATTGTTGACACGAGCGATGAATGGATCCGTACTAGAACAGGGATTGAAGAAAGAAGAATCGCAGAGGATGACATGGATACATCCGACATGGCATACTTGGCAGCGGTTCGTGCTTTAGAAGATGCAAAGATTACGGCAGAAGATTTAGACCTAATTTTAGTTGCAACCGTAACACCTGACACACCGTTTCCTTCTGTCTCTTGTATGATTCAGGACCGTTTAGGGGCTAAAAAGGCAGCTGCGATGGATCTTAGTGCAGCCTGCTCAGGCTTTATGTACGGAATGATAACCGCACAGCAATTCATTGAAAATAATGCCTATAAACATATATTAATTATAGGAGTAGAGAAACTGTCCAAAATTACGGACTGGACAGACCGCAATACGTGTGTATTATTTGGTGATGGCGCTGGAGCTGCCGTAATCGGACCTGTAAGGGAAGGGAAGGGGATACTATCCTTTGAACTCGGAGCAGACGGGGGCGGAGGAAAGTATTTATACCAAGACAAAGAATACCTTAGTATGAATGGTCGTGAGGTATTTAAATTTGCGGTACGTCAGATGCCAGAATCCAGCGTAAATGTCGTAGAAAAAATCGGATTAAAAAAAGAAGATGTGGACTATTTGATTCCTCATCAAGCTAATATTCGAATTATGGATGCAGCTAGAGAGAGACTAGGAATCTCAGTAGATAAAATGGCTACTTCTGTTCGTAAGTATGGAAATACATCCGCAGCATCTATTGCAATTGCTTTGTCCGAAGATGCAAAAAACGGTAAAATAAAGGAAGATGATTTAGTCGTTTTAGTTGGATTTGGTGGCGGACTAACGTGGGGTGCTGTAGCGCTTCGCTGGGGCGTTTAATTTAGAGAGTAAAGGGTTAGAAAGAATACGTAACGTTGGATGAAGGAGGAATATTACCTTGGAAAAAAGACGTGTAGTAATAACAGGACTAGGAGCAGTTACGCCAGTAGGTAATGATGTACAAACGATGTGGAGTAACATTCAGGCAGGAAAATCAGGGATTGATTTTGTAACAAAAGTAAACAAAGATGATTTTCCGGCAAAGGTAGCAGGAGAGCTTAAAGACTTTGATGCTACCAATTATATGGAGAAAAAAGAAGCGAAGAGAATGGACTTGTTCACTCAGTATGCTGTAGCTGCTGCTAAAATGGCTGTAGAAGATGCTAAACTGGATATCAACGACGAGATAGCTCCACGCGTTGGGGTTTGGATTGGATCAGGGATTGGTGGAATGTCGACCTATGAAGAGCAATTCCATAACTTCCTGTCAAAAGGTTATCGTCGTGTAAGTCCATTTTTCGTTCCTATGCTTATACCTGATATGGCAGCAGGTCAGGTCTCGATTCAATTAGGAGCTAAAGGGATTAATTCTTGTACGGTAACAGCATGTGCATCAGGAACGAACTCTATTGGAGATGCGTATAAAGTGATCGAGCGTGGAGACGCGGACTACATGATTACAGGTGGAGCAGAAGCACCACTTACCAATATGTCCTTCGCTGGTTTCTCAACAGCAAAAGCTCTATCCTTTAATGAAGACCCAAATACAGCAAGTCGTCCGTTCGATAAAAACCGCAACGGATTTGTGATGGGTGAAGGTGCTGGTATTATTATTCTAGAAAGTTTAGAATCCGCTTTAGAGCGTGGTGCAACGATTTATGGTGAAATCGTCGGGTACGGTTCATCTGGAGACGCGCATCACATCACAAGCCCTGCACCAGAAGGAGAAGGGGCAAGTCGTGCAATGAAACAAGCAATTGAAGATGCAGAGATTCAACCATCTGATATTGGTTATATAAACGCTCACGGTACAAGCACAGAATTAAACGATTCATTTGAAACGAATGCAGTGAAAACGGTTTTTGGGGAGCATGCTTACCAGTTAGCGGTTTCCTCCACTAAGTCGATGACGGGGCACTTATTAGGGGCTGCAGGTGCTGTAGAAGCCATCATATCATTGAAAGCTTTACAAGACAGTGTTTTGCCTCCAACCATTAATTATGAAACACCGGATCCAGACTGTGATCTAGATTATGTTCCAAATGAAGCAAGAAAACAAGAATTCCAATATGCATTAAGCAATTCACTTGGCTTCGGTGGGCACAACGCAACGATTATTTTCAAAAAGTATGCTGGATAATAATAAGCAGAGAGCATGTTCCAATTAGGAGCATGTTCTTTTTTTGG is from Radiobacillus kanasensis and encodes:
- a CDS encoding prolyl oligopeptidase family serine peptidase; protein product: MIVVFKERWQDIPVLTVVESAKKNEALPVLTYFHGYTSAKEHNLPIAYLLAEKGYRVVLPDSLHHGEREDGIPHAERELQFFHIVEQNLKDLSTIKRELDANHLIKEERFGVAGTSMGGITTAAALTQFPWIKVAAILMGSPKIAEYAQQIVNEVKKSMRNFPMSDEQVDEVLQSLQSIDLSKQMDKLMGRPLFFWHGDKDPVVPFDHSYSFYEEVTKQYKNPENIRFLREVGRGHKVSRFATLETVKWLEFQL
- a CDS encoding metal-sulfur cluster assembly factor, whose protein sequence is MDEALQENLMGALENVIDPELGIDIVNLGLVYGVDLDEDGTAIVTMTLTAMGCPLAGHIEQDVKRVLEDIPEVKDTEVKIVWSPPWSKDRMSRYAKIALGIPD
- a CDS encoding spore germination protein, with the translated sequence MGDVQVNIGNLKVFHISGTSSLIIGKSTLSDMNSESKTNNGIGSAYGDGSNINMSSRKSAIYDQDQLDSFHEEVPPARLWGQVKEE
- a CDS encoding spore germination protein; the protein is MSFGVDPIGVNIIGGIKVNALENTASIGIGENQYMSLNSQVKNNLNAGEVYGDFDYNYFQIIGSSVFDPDGADTVMPVNTPSLGLED
- a CDS encoding Hsp20/alpha crystallin family protein, translated to MISGKNSQETVETKEDIQVRTPRIDVYESDTDYYIRMSLPGVQKENLHVKLLNDQDLEIKGNVYSSHPDHINQLVAQEIFEGPFYRLIRFPTYIRKNSISFDYKAGILQLSIKKGVSE
- a CDS encoding undecaprenyl-diphosphate phosphatase; translation: MDTFVSMWVVFKYIFLGLFQGFTEPIPISSSGHLVLLQHVMGMDLEGLSFEVLVNFGSLIAVLIIYRQDIMRLLQNGVGYVFTQKKEGKSDFQFIFYLVIATIPAGVIGILFEDQIAETFSAPEMIGITLIITGIALWIIRNIKGHKGEANITVKEAIIIGLAQAVALIPGISRSGSTIVAAMLLGLKQDTALRFSFLLYIPVSLGTLLLSIEDIINDPNIDVLWIPYVLAFLASVIATYFSLKWFMNIMAKGNLKYFTYYCIVVGIIAIILL
- a CDS encoding DUF2929 family protein, with the translated sequence MRVIVAAIWAFLLSALVTYVLSNMAGEPFELSSVLVLTVLFLVAVIGLGEGALREKSE
- a CDS encoding BMP family ABC transporter substrate-binding protein, which encodes MRILRKLASVFIICLIVALLSSCNVNSQQQNINKVGMLVEGSINDQSWGSKGYKGLLEIKEQFDVDVYFKEGVTTQQQVNHAIEEFANQGVNLVFGHSSIYGKMFKDIANEYPDVHFVYFNGGYSDDNLTSLNFSSHAMGFFGGMVAGKMTKTNQVGIIAAHEWQPEIEGFFEGVNYQNPNAEVKMEFVNGWDNTERALDLFKSLKEENVDVYYPAGDSFSAPVINRVREAGLYAIGFVTDQSNLGENTVLTSTVQYANRLYVQAAEDFNVGELQGGIFTFDFQDGVVEMGDFSPKVPGEFVADLERHIDNYKEDGLLPNER
- a CDS encoding beta-ketoacyl-ACP synthase III; this translates as MNAGVLGTGHYVPEKIVTNADLEKIVDTSDEWIRTRTGIEERRIAEDDMDTSDMAYLAAVRALEDAKITAEDLDLILVATVTPDTPFPSVSCMIQDRLGAKKAAAMDLSAACSGFMYGMITAQQFIENNAYKHILIIGVEKLSKITDWTDRNTCVLFGDGAGAAVIGPVREGKGILSFELGADGGGGKYLYQDKEYLSMNGREVFKFAVRQMPESSVNVVEKIGLKKEDVDYLIPHQANIRIMDAARERLGISVDKMATSVRKYGNTSAASIAIALSEDAKNGKIKEDDLVVLVGFGGGLTWGAVALRWGV
- the fabF gene encoding beta-ketoacyl-ACP synthase II, giving the protein MEKRRVVITGLGAVTPVGNDVQTMWSNIQAGKSGIDFVTKVNKDDFPAKVAGELKDFDATNYMEKKEAKRMDLFTQYAVAAAKMAVEDAKLDINDEIAPRVGVWIGSGIGGMSTYEEQFHNFLSKGYRRVSPFFVPMLIPDMAAGQVSIQLGAKGINSCTVTACASGTNSIGDAYKVIERGDADYMITGGAEAPLTNMSFAGFSTAKALSFNEDPNTASRPFDKNRNGFVMGEGAGIIILESLESALERGATIYGEIVGYGSSGDAHHITSPAPEGEGASRAMKQAIEDAEIQPSDIGYINAHGTSTELNDSFETNAVKTVFGEHAYQLAVSSTKSMTGHLLGAAGAVEAIISLKALQDSVLPPTINYETPDPDCDLDYVPNEARKQEFQYALSNSLGFGGHNATIIFKKYAG